From Varibaculum massiliense, a single genomic window includes:
- a CDS encoding MDR family MFS transporter yields the protein MISNNEVASPRRHSEVMQVLSGLLMVLFVAVMSVTIIGTALPTMMAALSGSESQYTWIVTAMMLSATVATPVSGKLADMYDSKKLLIGAIGLFTLGSLLSGAVNAAWQLIFTRILQGLGMGSIMSLTQVVMALIIPPRERGRYNGYIGAIMAIANISGPLVGGFIVATPWLGWRWCLWISIPFSLAAMVVLWRFLKVPTPQITKPRIDFLGTALITASVSGTLIWLSLVGKTFAFASWQTAVMLALAAIFLVTFVLWELHFPEPIIPMWMFTRRTTLLAILGSISVGTALNAPPLFFTQFFQIAKDMNPALAGMALLPGMVGTFISSTLIGVLVSRIGRWKRFVVGGFVVMCLGIFLITLIDKNSPYWFCALGMFLLGAGQGASMQNLVLAVQNGVKLRDMGAATSTVTFCRSMGGAIGIQICGFVFTWEIARQVSEGMAKLGEKGAAMAEASTLELDKLTPAQQQVVRAAYAGALGDIFVPLLVLSLIGLVCVTLMKGSELISEYAEHEADRHQATERERELVRRALEKDQISKDLSALAQKRGQRVKTGEEHPAEDAQASGEGAPDSADITHQDLTEKPDAGERDSGAAKPNLG from the coding sequence ATGATTTCAAATAATGAGGTCGCCTCTCCTAGACGGCATTCAGAAGTTATGCAAGTGCTATCGGGATTACTGATGGTGCTGTTCGTGGCGGTAATGTCGGTAACTATCATCGGTACCGCGCTGCCCACAATGATGGCGGCACTTAGCGGCAGCGAATCTCAATACACCTGGATTGTTACCGCCATGATGCTCTCCGCTACGGTAGCCACCCCGGTTTCGGGGAAACTGGCCGACATGTATGACTCCAAGAAGCTGCTAATTGGGGCCATCGGGCTCTTCACTTTGGGATCTTTACTGTCCGGAGCGGTTAATGCCGCCTGGCAATTAATATTTACTCGCATCTTGCAGGGCTTAGGCATGGGTTCGATTATGTCCTTGACCCAAGTGGTTATGGCGCTGATTATTCCGCCGCGCGAACGCGGACGCTACAACGGTTATATTGGGGCAATCATGGCAATTGCCAATATCTCCGGGCCGCTAGTTGGCGGTTTCATAGTGGCGACTCCTTGGTTGGGATGGCGTTGGTGTTTGTGGATTTCTATCCCCTTCTCCCTGGCGGCCATGGTGGTTCTTTGGCGCTTCTTGAAGGTTCCCACCCCGCAAATCACTAAACCGAGAATTGATTTTTTGGGTACTGCCCTGATTACTGCCTCAGTTTCCGGTACCTTGATTTGGCTGTCGCTGGTCGGTAAGACTTTTGCGTTTGCCTCTTGGCAAACCGCGGTGATGCTGGCTTTAGCGGCAATTTTCCTGGTGACATTCGTGCTATGGGAGCTACATTTTCCCGAACCCATTATCCCAATGTGGATGTTTACCCGGCGTACCACCCTGCTGGCAATTTTAGGGTCAATCTCAGTGGGAACTGCCTTAAATGCTCCGCCTTTGTTCTTCACCCAGTTTTTTCAAATCGCCAAGGATATGAACCCGGCACTAGCGGGGATGGCGTTACTTCCGGGTATGGTCGGTACCTTTATTTCCTCCACTTTAATCGGGGTACTGGTTTCCCGTATAGGGCGCTGGAAACGTTTTGTGGTCGGCGGTTTTGTGGTTATGTGTCTTGGGATTTTCCTCATTACCCTGATTGATAAAAACAGTCCCTACTGGTTTTGCGCCTTGGGAATGTTCCTGTTGGGAGCCGGTCAAGGTGCCAGTATGCAAAACCTGGTTCTAGCGGTACAAAACGGGGTGAAACTACGCGATATGGGGGCTGCCACTTCCACGGTTACATTTTGTCGTTCCATGGGTGGCGCGATTGGCATCCAAATCTGTGGTTTCGTGTTCACCTGGGAAATTGCCCGTCAAGTCAGCGAGGGGATGGCAAAGCTAGGGGAAAAAGGTGCCGCCATGGCTGAAGCTTCTACCTTAGAGTTGGACAAGCTAACCCCCGCCCAACAGCAGGTGGTGCGCGCTGCCTACGCGGGTGCTTTAGGGGATATTTTTGTGCCGCTCCTGGTGCTTTCTCTAATCGGATTAGTTTGCGTAACCCTCATGAAAGGTAGTGAACTGATTTCCGAATATGCCGAGCATGAAGCCGACAGACACCAGGCAACCGAACGTGAACGTGAATTGGTGCGCCGCGCCCTCGAAAAAGATCAAATAAGTAAAGACCTCTCTGCCCTTGCGCAAAAACGGGGGCAAAGGGTAAAAACCGGCGAAGAACACCCCGCCGAAGATGCCCAGGCAAGCGGGGAGGGCGCGCCCGATTCAGCGGACATTACGCACCAGGATTTAACAGAAAAACCCGATGCAGGTGAGCGGGATTCGGGAGCAGCAAAACCTAACCTAGGGTAG
- a CDS encoding DUF4235 domain-containing protein: MDIGWKVASAASLAGAGLVANLVINAGWKLVTGHKPPQDGEEAAQSSLLEVVLFAAISGVAVTLIQRAAMRRTNSWYGGRHKDVLDLGN; the protein is encoded by the coding sequence ATGGATATTGGGTGGAAAGTAGCAAGCGCCGCCAGCTTGGCGGGCGCCGGACTGGTAGCAAACCTGGTAATTAACGCCGGCTGGAAGCTGGTGACCGGGCATAAACCTCCTCAAGATGGGGAAGAAGCGGCACAGTCTTCGCTACTGGAGGTAGTGCTGTTTGCGGCGATCTCGGGGGTGGCAGTTACTTTGATTCAGCGGGCAGCCATGCGCCGCACCAACAGCTGGTATGGGGGACGCCATAAGGACGTCCTCGACCTGGGTAACTAA
- a CDS encoding thiamine ABC transporter substrate-binding protein, with product MRKLARFTATLAIGALALGLSGCGNDKSSTPTKGDSNKVTIVTNGSWTLGKESLAKAKAATGQEIKLVNGEESGTLDSKLILRKDSPLGDLAVGLTANNVVKVAKAGVIAPSKVKVPASAEKYLIKEAEGALPLDRSDVCANYDIAYFKEHNLQVPENFDDLLKPEYKGLTVIENPAKSDTGLGMLLATVQEKGKDGFVNYWKDLMANGTKAVNTWDEAYNQEFTQGEGKGKFPIVMSYSSSPYWSVSEDGKSAPTANIAGTCYPAVEYGAVLKGAKNAAGAEKVLNWLYSEEGQSAIMSENITYPIDEQVKLDPKLEKFAPRPENDKQLDPTQIEQNRGEWIRQVQAVLG from the coding sequence ATGCGCAAACTCGCGCGATTTACCGCAACCCTAGCAATCGGAGCTTTGGCTCTGGGACTAAGCGGTTGTGGAAACGATAAAAGTTCCACCCCCACCAAAGGGGATAGCAACAAGGTAACTATTGTTACCAATGGCAGTTGGACGCTAGGCAAAGAATCTTTAGCCAAAGCTAAAGCCGCTACCGGGCAAGAAATTAAGCTGGTCAACGGGGAAGAATCGGGTACCCTCGATTCCAAATTAATCTTGCGTAAAGATTCTCCGCTGGGCGATCTGGCGGTAGGATTGACCGCCAATAACGTGGTGAAGGTAGCCAAAGCGGGGGTAATCGCGCCCTCTAAAGTTAAGGTTCCTGCTTCAGCGGAGAAATATTTGATTAAGGAAGCAGAGGGGGCGCTGCCTTTAGATCGCTCCGATGTGTGCGCCAACTACGATATTGCCTACTTCAAAGAACATAATCTGCAAGTGCCAGAAAACTTTGACGACCTGCTAAAACCAGAATATAAAGGCTTGACCGTGATTGAGAATCCCGCCAAATCTGATACCGGATTAGGGATGCTACTGGCTACGGTACAGGAAAAGGGCAAAGACGGTTTCGTTAACTACTGGAAAGACTTGATGGCGAACGGCACCAAAGCCGTAAACACCTGGGATGAAGCCTATAACCAAGAATTTACCCAAGGGGAAGGCAAAGGAAAATTCCCAATCGTAATGTCTTACTCCTCCTCTCCCTATTGGTCGGTTTCTGAGGACGGCAAATCTGCTCCCACCGCTAATATTGCAGGTACCTGCTATCCGGCGGTCGAATATGGGGCCGTGCTGAAGGGTGCAAAGAACGCTGCTGGTGCGGAAAAAGTTTTGAACTGGCTTTACAGCGAGGAAGGTCAGAGCGCCATTATGAGTGAAAACATCACCTATCCCATTGATGAGCAGGTGAAGCTGGATCCGAAGCTAGAGAAGTTCGCTCCCCGTCCAGAAAACGATAAGCAACTAGATCCGACGCAGATTGAGCAGAACCGCGGCGAGTGGATTCGCCAGGTGCAGGCGGTATTAGGATAG